Below is a window of Populus trichocarpa isolate Nisqually-1 chromosome 3, P.trichocarpa_v4.1, whole genome shotgun sequence DNA.
gtgtgtctgtgtgtgaCTTGACTCCATAAAGTGTGTGAGGTCCCTCACAAATAATGCAAAAGGCGACATGTTCTTCTCGTGGGCTCGTTAATGCTAGCATGATTGCCAactttattttgtatataatgCAGGTGGAACTACCTTTCAATCGTTCACCTTTTCTTCAGATTAGGATTTAAAGACAGTGATCAGATGAAGACAAATCGTAAGAAACTTGATGAATATGAATGATTGTGCGGAGACCACATCCTCAATAATCTATTAATTATTTGTGTGAtctttttatatctatatagtctctgaagaaaatttgaaagtCATTGGAGTGCCAATAAATTATTCCCTCTTTTCTCCATTTCAATCCCTTTACTTCAATCCATTCTCCGATTAAGTCTTCAAAATTGAATTaacaagagaaaagagaaaatgaaagaagaatgaaaaaataaaataaataaaacattatttacctcTCACAACTTTATCCTATTGTCATGAAGGATTACTCTCCGGCTCAAGGGAATGCTCTTTAACCCCCAAGAGAGTGCTCTGTAGCCCAAACGATTGTTATCCTACTTAAACACTTGTCCCTCAACCTCATCCCAACCACTTTAGAACTAATTCCTCATGTGAAAAATTTTAGGAAACCCAGCAATTAGTACATATCACAATGCAGAGTTACAACTCCAAACAAAGTCAATACAACACCATATTGTCCTATCCTATGCTTACACataaattatcaatataatGCTTATCTTCGCCTACCTTTCTCGCCAATAAATAGTTATCTCCTATCAACATGTCTCCTCAAAAGAATCCTACTTCCTTGTTTTTGGCTTTCCCACTAACCTCTCTCCTTAAAGGGCGTCAATCTCACACACCAATTACCATTTACACTaccataatttttagatttacgGATATAATTTTCCGTTGGTATTTATACTATTATTctgttggtaattaatttaccaacaaaatcaccgacgaaaataCTCCATCGGTGAATCTtgcgtcggtaattttttgtccgttGGTAAGTctattggtaataaaaaaatattattaccgatggattttctGATGAAAAAAgcgagcaaaaaaaaattacccacttcattctgtcggtatttcccTCGGCaaaataccgtatgtaattccgtaggtaattatttaaaaatatttttttaaaaaatctattttacaaaactataaaataattaaattaatataaatcaacactctataatactcaaaatgcttggaaaaaagaagaagaaaatcaactcaaacaaatttgcaacaaataaattcaactaaaaaaattcatatgaaaaaaaaattaaaaatcctataaacaaatcaactaaaaattgatctcatatgaaaaacaaatcctacaacaacattcatacaattattaataacaaaaacaattaaaaataaaataaaaaaacaaatatagtgaaagaaaaaaaaatcttaccttaatgtaatTGCAAttgaagctaagaagagaaaaaaaattcataacgtatatactaattaaaaaaaaactgagaagaaaaggaagaaaggagaagaagacatacaTAAAcatagaggagaagagaaggagtttaggagagaagaaaagaaaaagaaatggatattgatgttttttacatatggggaagaagaagaaaggagacggGTCTGTTGTGAATTAAGGATTCTAGACTTTTTATTAGGgcgttttaccgacggataattaaatattaatatttttaatcattccgtcggtgattctgtgtataatatttaatttaaaattttaatttaataaaaaaatttcagaaatcgTCAAATATCACcaatgacttttcaatccgttggtgatttcgtctataatatttgatttaaatttttaatttaatctaaatttttcaaaaaaccaccaaataacactgacgacttttcaatccatcggtgattttgtctgtaaagaagagtaattaacagtgcaattagaaagtgaacagttccagagctctctgaaaaattccatcggtaattctctctgtaattgacatgatgaacaatatTCATAGTTTATCAATGGTTTTATCGATGAAATTTATTCTGCGGGTAATTTCATTGGTAAAATCATCacgtaaatgtttttttttgctttgttttaattattttgtttcccaCTTGTAATTCCCTCGGAagataccgagggaatattgtcgtcggtaaaatccatcggtaaagtTTCAACGGAAATATTTCCTCGatatttctatttgtatttatcaattttttaatagtgtGAGTGCTAACATTTCCATCAATAGCATAAAATAACCAATAACCAACTACTCAACTTTTCAAGTTACTtaccaagaaaatcaattattctTAATTATTACTTCACTCTCCATGAGATAAGATTAAGTGATTGAAGGGTATAAATATATTGGTTTATCAAGTAAACAATGACAATTCTACCAAGTCCATTCAAGAAATCAAGCATAAAACAAGTTCATCATAATATTCATTATCTTAAGCTCAAGATGCAGCTATTTAAATATATTGGTTCATCAAGTAAACAACTTTCCTTCCCTTTTATAAGTTATTGACTTAAATATTAGAGGGTTCTATTGTAATAAAGACTTGTTTTTGTAAGGAATATCAAGTCTAGAGATAAAGCCTATACACATTAAACTCAAGATGCAgctatttaaaattcaaatccaatATGATGTTTTCATGACTTTATCACCCCTTAATTGTTTATGCGGTGATAAATGAAATTAGAGGATTAACAATACCCATACAGACACACACACGCACATGCGCGCGCGCACACCATTTGCATTCTCTGAGAACGAAGAAACAACTTggttcactaccagaaaattagcAAATACAAACGTAAATACCGATGAAATTTTTCTATCGGTATTTTATGATGACCTTTTctaacaaaataagaaatgaaaaaaaaaattaaacagtaTGATGACGTGTAACTTTTATAGACAATATTATTGAGGGAatgtatccgtcggtatattttaGAGATCATGAGAACTGTTCTCTTTCTCTCTGGTGTTCAAGGTGTTCATTATATACgggtataccgacggaatgtgtTCGTCGATATATCCTAAAAACTATAGGAACTATTCCCCTTCTCTCTGATACTGTTCACAGTATTTATTACATATAAGTATGCTAACGAAATGTGTATATCAATATATTTCAAAGACCATGAGAATTGTTTTACTTATCAATGTgctgttaattattgttttttataaacaaaatcatcGATAGATTGAAAAGTTATCGGTAATATTTGAGggatttctgaaaaaaattattaaactaaaattttaaattaaatattatagatttgctattaattattattcttttaagtaCGGAATCACCAAATGATTTAAAAGAAgagacttcaatttttttaaccaaatgtCAGCGCTCATAATTCTTTCAAAGCTGCATTTCTTCGAACATCCTTCCTGCCTGGCTAAAATGCTAATTAAAGTCTTTTGCGTCTACTTGAGATTGGCCCAGTTGATCATAGTTTGAACACTTGCGATAAAGGTGTAGACTGTGGAGTTTTACAGCGTTCTTCTGCTGAATAATGGTTAAAGTGGATTTGTGAGCCTATAGAGATTGAATATTCAGTTAATCCCATGAATGACATTTttattcctctctctctctctctctctctctctctctctctctctctctcacacacacacacacacacacacacacactttattTCATTGTCCCCTCCATTTTtatttcaacctattttttcccttcacattctctctctctctctctctctcattaatTAAGTTTCTCATAAAAATGGATTGTCTAACGATTAATTCAAAAGGTTTACttcattatttcaataatatatagCTCGTAACAgtgtaaactaaaaaataaaatgatgttggtGACAATTAATATAAACTCATAAATTTAGGTGTagcaaaatcattaaattttgtaaaaaaaatatgagaattaGGTTTCTAGAGATTGAAGACAACCTCCCCGTTCCAACTATACCATTTTAAAGTCTGGCATGTCTActttataatagtaataattgtaGAACCTAGTTCtttatagaaaaatagattaaaaaaattcacaaagcATGCTTAATGAACACTGATTtcgacaaagaagaagaagaagaatggaagCATTCATggtatattttcttcaattattttaaaacttattttaaatagTTCATCATACATGTTAATTGACTAGAAAACAAGAAACTTATGCATCGCTAACAATGTTTATTTTGTGTctgtgtttgagagtgtagttgcgattgcttttcaaagtgttttttttgtgctgaaatgcattaaaataatattttttttaaaaaaaattatttttaaaaccaccACATCgaaatgatccaaaacatataaaaaaattattttttgataaaaaaaataaatttttatggaaCGCGATTTACACCGTGTTCCCAAAcagtttaatatataaaattaaaacatctcTTTTATCACTAGTCTAAGTATAATTaacaatctaaatatatatataaatggtaGTGTTTAAAGAGCTTGAAAGAGTCTTTGCCTTCCTTTCTCTTGTTGTAAGAACTTCCATgtaaagatttgttttcttatttacttTTCCTCACAAGTTATCATCTCCCGATCTCACACAATTTTGTACCCTTTATTTGAAGAAAGAAGGCCTTTATCAAAAAAGAAACttggctaaaaaaacaaagaaagaagatcGGTTTGCAGTTTGCATATTCCCATCTTTTAAAGCGAAGAAGAGCATCTCTTGATATATATTGTGGATAGGATATAGCAGCAATATACAATTGTAGAAAACCGAAAATAATATGGAAGAAATACGTCATTCTAGTGACAACAAACAACacctaacaaattaattattaattaattaatttatgggaaaaataaaatagatgaaCACCCAGCACATATCATTATATGCATTCCtcgggaaaaaaaacattaaataaattatgagagGGTAAATAATTACgttctgaatttattttttaaatattattagtttaagtattataaattttaaaattattaaaattttatatagttattaattttaaaatttataaaattaacttaGATGCAAAAAAGTTGTCCGGAcacattcaaaaacaaaattaaataataaaatctgtCGCGATATGCTTTGCCTGGAATCTTCCTATATATTCTGtccttcaaattaaataaaaaaagtaataaaataaatggacaTTCTTACCCCTTAAATATAAAGACGACGACAGCATATACACGTGGAAGCAGATAACTGGTTTCTGATTGTCCAAACACACTTGTCATCCTTGCGTAATCACTGCctgaccttttctttttgtccaTTTTGCCGTGCTCACTTCGCCACTCTCACCGTCTCCTCGCATCCCCGCCAGTACCGCCCCCCCTCCTCTCTTCAATGTCAAATACCCTCTCTCGCATGCCTCCTCCTCTCAAAAACCCTGACTTCCTTTACTTCCTATTTTCCCAAAATGTCGTCCCACTTCCTCTCTAATTCCCCTTCTACCCCTACCACCAAGGCCTCCGATCGCCAAAACGACACCTCCGTTTCCCTCCCCTCAACCTCCACCTCATCTTCTATTTCCCCAGATATGTGGAATTACCTTTGGATCCCTTTCTTAATCTCGCTCTCTAAAGAGCTAACCCTAGCTCGATCAGCAACAGCTACAACTTCTCCTTCGATTCTCCTCCCGAGTCAACTCGCCGATGACTCGCCTTCAGCGCCTAGGTGTCCGGCCCCCGACACAAATCTGAATTACCGTCCGGTGATTGGAATTTTGAGTCATCCGGGGGACGGTGCCTCCGGGAGGCTTAATAACGCGACGAACGCTTCGTATATTGCGGCGTCGTACGTGAAGTTTGTTGAATCAGCTGGTGCTAGGGTTATTCCATTGATTTATAACGAGCCAAGAGAGATTCTTTTTGAGGTATCTAGATTCTTTAAGGAGAAGTGCAAAGATTGATTTTAGAGTGGGTTGGATCATATGATATGATTAGATTGGAGAGGAAGTGAAGTGGAAACTGAAAAGGGAATTATTTTTAAACGATTGTAATTGAGAGAACTTTTAAGTAATTCTGAAATTAAGTATTTGCTTATTCGAGATAATGATTTGGAGTTAGAAACTTtgttgatgaaaaagaaaatgaaaatgaaattaaacaaaaaaaaaatctgaatttttaagtttttgtgcATGATCATTTTAAGGAATAGTCTGGCTTGAATGCAATGCTTGCACGGTGTAGGGGTatgttatcattattttataatcttagTAATTTATAAATGTTACTTAAGCTTGCTTGTTTGGTGTTGCATTACAGAAGCTCAATCTGGTAAATGGAGTGCTCTTTACTGGAGGTTGGGCTAAAACTGGTTTGTACTTCGACACTGCGAAGGCAATTTTCAAGGTAggtaattttttcaaacaaaccTTCCATACtaaaattgatttcaataaaaaaatgatttcaataaaaattttttttttgcaagacgATGCATCCCGCGTTTGCAATATGTTTAGAATTCaccaaaaagaataaaagaagacATGGCATTTTCTACTTTtagttccccccccccccctaactGTTGTCAGTACAATCATCTTGTACTTGCAGGAAGTTTTAGCAAGGAATGATGCAGGCTTCCATTTCCCAGTGTATGCCATCTGCTTAGGCTTTGAAATTCTGACAATGATCATTAGTGAGGTAATATATGGCCAAAACATATGTGTATATATAGCCTGTAATGATCAGACATTCCCATTCCAATTATTCCCATATTTTCCATTTTGTCAGACTGATTCCGTGCGAGAAGAAGGATTAccaatttatttgttatttaaaatatatagtccATAGCGATTAGGACTCTTCAGGACTTTTGGTGTGCCTGTATAAGCGCACACATTATGTATATCTTTTGCCATAGTGACAATAAATTGAGAGTTTCAGTTTCAATTTACAGCGGTGGATTTCcttcagtgtttcactgtggaTTCCGCTTTCTCTCTTGGATTCGAGGAAGCCCTGGTGGATATCTGGGATTTAGCTTGGTGATTCTAGGTTTTCTACCCCTTTTCTATCTGTCGAGTCTGTTACCCTTTCTACAGCAATTGGTATTTGTTTTGCGTTGCCAAGCTACTTGTCTCAAACTTTATTCCTAATGTTATTGTTCTTGTTCTAGGTGGTTATTTCTGTTGTTTTCTATTGCTGCTTAACCTGATTGTATGCAGAGAGGAGGTAAAactttaggttttgtttttctgtgagatgtataattaaattaaatttggccTTACAGTGCAATGATGATGTTGGTGGTAAAGTTATTGCCAGAAAAATGTCTGAgtaattgttttgtttactttatcGTCCATCAATGTCAAAATGCCTGAGTAGTTGTTTCAAATATTAGTGCACTCTTGTTAGTGGAAATACTTACAAGTCCCACTTGAGAAATGTTATGAGTatgacttttatttttccttgaaaataggACAATCAAATTCTGGAAACATATAATGCAACTGATCAGGCCTCTACTCTTCAATTTATGGAAAACATAAGCATCGAAGGAACTGTGTTTCAGAGGTATACACGCTGTAATCCCcccccgcccccccccccccccatctcGTTAACTTTGGTAAAACTCAAGCTTTTCTCTTATACCAGTTCGTATAAACATTCTCAATTTTTTGCATTTATCAAACATGATgcacttaattttattttcttaccaagtttttagtttctttataGAGCCACAAAAGgatattaatgaatttgttaAACAGTGTAAATACCAATTAACTTTTCTGTCAATAACTGAACGAAAGAGTTTTTCAAATTCTCTTATATGTAAGATAACTGTTCTGAATCCCAATTAATAGTTCCTTGATCgtcattatttgttttacttcTTAATTCTTAACATGCTGTTATCTCAATTTCGTCTTTGACATGCCAAATGCTTACCCTTTATTTTTGTGTGACTTGGTTACTGGCATGGAGAAGATGTCCTAACTTGATTTAGTTACCTAATATCCAATATGGATGTGTGCTGAATAAGTGAATACTTACAAGATGATGTAGTGTCAAATTGTATTATCCAGTTTGCACACTGCGAAGCATGATATGTGACATTATGCAATCTGCAAGGGATAAATGGAGGTCTTTTGTTATCATGTCAGGAACTGTTTTGCCTAGCTACTTTGACATTTATtgtgaattgtttttcttatagaAGTTCTATGATTATTCAATATTGGCAAAATGATACTTTTAGTTGTACCAAGCAAAAAACTGCTAGTTAACATCAATATTCCTTTGCAGATTTCCTCCAGTTTTGCTTAAAAAGTTGAGTACAGATTGCCTAGTCATGCAAAACCATCATGTGAGTTCACAAAACTGGTAGTACCTTTGGACTTTGGTTGCATGGTCAAATAGAGACACATGATGCTctgtttcttgtttctttctttgtttagaTTTCTGTAATATATGACATTTTACACTTTAAAAAggactatatttaaaaaaaaaatttattttggtgcATCTGTCTTATAAACCAGCATTACCTATCCATTTCCTCGTGATTGGAGATCTAAGAATATCTTGATATTCATTAAATTTGAAGCCAAAAAGGAAAATGTAAATTAGACTTTCCTCTATATCTGGCCATATTTTAATACTATTATACTGAAGAACCGTCCCTCAAAAGTAACTAAAATATACTGGCTGATGAGTATCACTCAAGTGGAAGACGGAACGATGATGCTGTCGTCAGGAGAGTATGATCTGGAGTTTCCACTTTCTTGggaaatatttatgttttgcatTTCCATAGTTTAGACAGGATTGGGGAGATGATACTTGAATGTTTACATCTCCCAATTCTAAGTTTTTCCACCTGCCCTTGAACATGATTGTTGCATCAATGCCGTCTTAATCTTTAATATtctacttttattttcaaattagaaTACTAATCCAATGACCAGAAAGGCTGCTTTCCCCTTTTTATCTAGCTTAtctgatcttccaatgcaacaGTATGGCATCTCACCACAACGGTTTCAGGGAAATGAACATCTATCTAGTTTCTTTGAGATCCTGACTAATAGTGCAGACGAAGATAACCAGGTAATGGATGCAATAATTTTGTGATGTAGTTTTCTATACACTTGAAGAATTCTAATTCTTTCCCCAACATCTATTTTAGGTTTATGTCTCCACTGTACAAGCACGCAACTATCCTGTGACTGCCTTCCAATGGCATCCCGAGGTATTGCTATCATGTGCTTTGCATTAGAGCCATTGTGTTTTTCTGTGGAGATACATCTTTGGTTGGTCAAATTCCATACTTGAAGTATAAAATATGGATTTAGATAATCAGGAAATTCAGGAACGATGACAAGTCCTgtatacccaaaaaaaaattactgtggGATAATGGGATGCAGCTGTTTGTGCTTTGTATTTATAGGAtaaatttttgtcaattttcacTCCTTGTATTACACTCCCTACTCTTCTATATGTAAAATACATGCAAACATGGTCATCATATAAGAAAGTCTTGCGTGTGTGTGTTTAAGCTGAGTCTGGTACTTTTACATAGATCAGTTTGggtatttagtttaaaaatattaaagtggCTTTAATGTCTGAGTTCTTTTGTGAAGTTGAAAGAAATGCCCAAACAACATaggcaatttttttattagcattacCATAGCAAAAGGAGCAGTGGGAGGTGGCAGgggataaaataacatcataatatttttatagctcAGCTTAATTTCTAAACATAATTGAGCAATCGATCCTCATGGTATGGTGCACAAGTGTCAATTCtcctttgtttttcaaatttgtttaccGTTATTGTAAATATACAATTGCTTATGGTAGTAGGATTGCTAGTGACTGAAATCCAAATGCATTTCagaaaaatgcttttgaatggGGGTTATCAATGATTCCACACTCAGAGGATGCCATTCAAGTGACCCAACATGTTGCCAACTTCTTTGTTAGGTGAGGATTTTGTTGTACTGAAAAGTTATTAGCTTATGCTGCCAACTTTTTTTATGAGATGTGCTGAGGATGTAATTTGAGCCTTGGACATTCTGAACTGAGGTTTTGCATATTTTAAACAGGCTCCAATAAATCATCTATTCATTCACATGCGTGTTAAAACTAGTTTAAGAAGGCTGGTTAATTCTTTCTGTTGTAAACTTAGTATTCATGGAAATTTTGTAGCAGAAAATATGAAGGCATAGTTCATGTTCAGACCTTTCAAAACACAGAAAGTACCAGAATGATTAAACGATACACGCAAGCTTAGATATATTTGAAGTTGTTTACAGTGGTTGTATCGAATACAACCAGTAGCATTTGAAAATCATAAGCActgtatttttaacattttgacattttaactAATAATCTTTTGCTTAAATTCATTCTATATTACTCTTATCAATATTGATATTGAAACTTTTGTGTTCTGCTGTGTTTATTTTCTGAGAACCCTGTCAGAAGTCCAAACGAAGGAAATTAAAGTCCTATGGCCTGCTTCGTGAACCTTTTCATTTATCTATGGTGCTTTGTTGTTCACAGCAGAgtaatgagatgaaaaaaaaaaaaaactgatttcaaTGTTTGTTTTGTGCTGCAGTGAAGCTAGAAAGTCCTTGAACAGGCCACCTGCTCGGAAGGTACTTGAcaatttaatttacaattaCAGTCCCACATATTGTGGGAAAGCTGGGTAAGTGAATTGACTCCGAGAACCAAGTTTGGCACACAAATTTATTGTTACTAAGGTTGGCACTTGCATTTACTGATTTGCGTTTCATCTTTTATCCTACTGTAGGAAGGGATATGATGAAGTTTACATCTTCGCAGAACCAGAAACATCAAACAATACGAGGTGTGCAGTGCATGGTAATTGTCATGGACGTGTgaagttataaatatttaagacgCAGCACTGAAGTCTGAACACATAAATTGTATCATTGTCAACAATGTAAAGCTTAAGATCGAACTGAACTAAGTGCATTTGTTAATAATTCAAGACATGATGGTTTGTGTTCTCAAATGCTTTCAGTATTTACATTACGCCACTGCCAATTAAGATGTATTACGGCATTCTAGTCATAACTCATAACTTCACTGGTGACCCTGTTTGACTATGATGTAAAGTACCTGCATATTACATCAAAACACTATGATGTCTTGTTCATCCAATCTCACCCATGCTTCAATTCCATTTCCCATTCTTGTTTCCATCAAACCAATGTAATTCAAATACATTGAATCATGTGTGTTGAATGCCTTGGTGCCCATCCAAATAGCTCACCCCAGTCGAAATCAGCTTCATATCAACACGTTTTATTTATACAAACTGCTAGTTGTGATACAATCACAATTCTCATCAGAaaacatttctcttttctttcagaTGCTGGATAACCTTGAAAAAAATCCCTTCATCGCCATGTATTTCTGCCATGAATTGGCTATCAATTTTCCCCTCGGCTTCGCTTAGATAGCTCACTAAGGCATCCAATTCTATTTGGTCACCAGCTTTGCATTTCACAGGTTCTTTCCAAAGAAGATTTCCTGTTCTTGAAGCAACTATGACACTTCTCCAGATAATTGCTAGAACCTCAATTGAAGTTGGGGACTGGACAAACAGGGATCTACTTGCTTCTGCCTTGAGCTGTCTTATCGCCAATGCATCGAACACAAATCTTCTCCAAGCACGCTTTCCTTTTCTGAACATAGCGGGCTAAGTGAAATGGAGCAATAAAACGGGGATATGCTGCTTGTGATGTAAAACAAGCAGTAGTTGACCGAGCTTTCATAAAGGTGCAAAATGATGGCCCATCAAAGACCTTGTGAGAAACACCAGCACAAATAGCTATAACGCCGCACAAATGTGTTTACTTGAACCAGAAGAACATAATTACCTAATTTTGATGAATCTGCTGGGTTTCAGGGAAAGAACTAGTGCATAAAATGGCTCTCCgtttatttcaagaaatgttGATAGGTGAAAAGTTTTCACTTGGGCTTCGATGAAATAAACTCCCTCGTCACTGCAATCAATGTAAAGGCCATGTTTGATCTTTCCTGCAAACGGGTAAAAGTGAGATGGCAGTTACAAGCATGACTAGTTGTGGAAGAACTTGGCCAGATCATGAGAACATGACGAGACAGACAAACATGGAGCATGGTTGAAAATGCTTTTGAGGCAACTAAGTTCTGCAAACTGCCTGCTGCCTTGTTGGAAGAGAGAATCACCAAGTTCATGGAGGAACACAAGAGCAAACTGCTGAGGAGGGAGTAATAGCTCAATAAATAGGCTGCAAGTAAGTTTTCTATACAGTACACacgaatttatatatattcctttattAGGAGTTAATAAAAAGTTGGGAAAGAATTCACTTGCTTTGTTTGTGTTAATTCCATTTACTTGCAACGGTGAGAAAAGACTGAATCTAGTAAGACTAGACTACAGCTTGGGGGCTGGAATTATGAGCAAAAGATTTATCGCTACGCATAGcatcttcaattaaaaatactatattaaaaatttaaattgataaaatagctttttaaataatataaatatagcttttttaattatatatattttaatggtaaaaaactatttaaaaaagctaattatattttaatatttttcttgttaaattaattttaatataatgatataactaatttagatattttatatagaatataattatgatgttactaattatataattaatatgcgtaatttataaaagtaatataaaattaatgaagtaatatgaaagttaaaagatataatttaaaattaaatttaaaatttatttatatgaatatttttaagttttagttttatatgttactgttaaaattttaatttttttaaagtactttcaaattcaaactttgaaaaaaaccgccaacattttaaattttgattttcaaattttttataaaaaaattcaagctttgaaaaaataaccgccaacattttaaattttaaaatttcaaattttgaaaaaataacagcCAACAttctaagattttaaattttgaaaaaataattcatctataaatattctcatataccttaacatttttttcatcattttcttctctccaatctttaatctttattatatttcattaaaattcatcatgaatcattctaattttaatttgtatgatgcttttgattttgatgatgacactCTTGTGTTCGCTTTTCAAGTTGCTATCGCTGTGGTTGTTGAAGAAGAATCGAATAATCAAGGACGGAGAACAGGGTATCGTGGCTCTATTCTTGGTCATAATATTGTCAATCGTATAGAAAGGAAGGTGAGTTAATGCTATATAGTCATTATTTTGCTGAAAATCCTAAATTCACTGAAAGTCAATTTCGAAAAAGATTTATGATGAGTCGTCATCTTTATCTTCGAATCGCAAATGCAGTGGAAGCTCATaatctatatttcaaaaaaaatgacAGATGCTCTTGGTGTTCTTGGTTTATCTTTTGCAGCTCACAGAGTACTTGCATATTGTATTCCTGCAGATCTTACTGATGAATATCTTCGAATTGGAGAAACCACTATGATAGAAAGTCTTAG
It encodes the following:
- the LOC112326977 gene encoding gamma-glutamyl hydrolase 2, with product MSSHFLSNSPSTPTTKASDRQNDTSVSLPSTSTSSSISPDMWNYLWIPFLISLSKELTLARSATATTSPSILLPSQLADDSPSAPRCPAPDTNLNYRPVIGILSHPGDGASGRLNNATNASYIAASYVKFVESAGARVIPLIYNEPREILFEKLNLVNGVLFTGGWAKTGLYFDTAKAIFKEVLARNDAGFHFPVYAICLGFEILTMIISEDNQILETYNATDQASTLQFMENISIEGTVFQRFPPVLLKKLSTDCLVMQNHHYGISPQRFQGNEHLSSFFEILTNSADEDNQVYVSTVQARNYPVTAFQWHPEKNAFEWGLSMIPHSEDAIQVTQHVANFFVSEARKSLNRPPARKVLDNLIYNYSPTYCGKAGKGYDEVYIFAEPETSNNTRCAVHGNCHGRVKL